From bacterium, one genomic window encodes:
- a CDS encoding TraR/DksA family transcriptional regulator, producing the protein MNKRDLQKFARRLLEEKIRLLREIGVEEKALEELAKEASGDLSSFAFHMADQSGETYRRELKASLTSEQTQILKAIDLALKRIHDGTFGVCTRCGEKIEKDRLDYLPYAMHCIKCQRLVESS; encoded by the coding sequence ATGAATAAACGTGATCTTCAAAAATTCGCCCGAAGACTTCTCGAGGAAAAGATAAGACTCTTAAGAGAAATAGGAGTAGAAGAAAAAGCCCTGGAAGAATTGGCAAAGGAAGCTTCAGGAGATCTTTCGAGTTTTGCTTTTCACATGGCAGATCAGTCCGGCGAGACGTACAGAAGAGAATTAAAAGCTAGCTTGACTTCGGAACAAACGCAGATACTTAAAGCAATCGACCTTGCTCTGAAGCGCATTCACGACGGCACATTCGGTGTATGCACAAGATGCGGAGAAAAAATAGAAAAGGACAGACTGGATTATCTACCCTACGCTATGCACTGCATCAAGTGCCAGCGTCTCGTAGAAAGCAGCTGA
- the hflX gene encoding GTPase HflX has product MSLREKKLAERILLVAVAMGNRERWEAIDNLEELAALTVTAGGEVIEKILQIRDKPDSRTFVGKGKLQYIKAIAVQLKIDLVIFDNALTPVQLRVIEEELGRRTIDRTALILDIFALHAQSAEAKTQVELAQLEYNYTKLIGWGREMSRLGGRSGALGGRAVGIGTRGPGETKLESDRRRIKERITRLKRELISIEKERSVQRRRRKRLLRIAMAGYTNAGKSTLLNALAGDSTPVSSMLFSTLDSATRSFELLENVHVVLTDTVGFIKNLPAQLVASFRATLSEIAEADIILHVVDASDRKMTEKIDVVEQHLEELGATYALKIMVFNKSDLFFDEQVKEKYSRKYENSVFVSALKKEGLDILKERIKELSAGVFLEVKVTIPHSLPQWENRFYEAGDVVKRLEMEDSVTLIVRGYRSLLSSLEKEFSCFLRDAGT; this is encoded by the coding sequence ATGTCCTTACGAGAAAAAAAGTTAGCTGAAAGGATTCTTCTTGTCGCCGTAGCAATGGGCAACCGCGAACGCTGGGAGGCAATAGATAATCTCGAAGAGCTTGCAGCTTTAACTGTTACGGCAGGCGGAGAGGTCATAGAGAAGATTCTGCAAATCAGAGACAAACCTGATTCGAGAACGTTCGTTGGCAAGGGAAAACTTCAATATATAAAAGCGATTGCAGTACAGCTCAAGATCGATCTTGTTATTTTTGATAATGCACTAACGCCCGTGCAGCTTCGCGTGATCGAGGAGGAACTCGGACGAAGGACAATAGACAGGACGGCGCTTATACTTGATATCTTTGCCCTTCACGCTCAAAGCGCTGAAGCGAAGACACAGGTCGAACTCGCTCAACTCGAATACAACTATACTAAACTGATAGGCTGGGGTCGCGAGATGTCCAGATTAGGAGGCAGGTCTGGAGCATTGGGAGGAAGAGCCGTAGGTATAGGCACTCGCGGTCCAGGAGAAACGAAGCTTGAGAGCGACAGAAGACGAATCAAGGAACGAATAACCCGCCTGAAACGCGAACTAATAAGCATAGAAAAAGAGCGAAGCGTTCAACGCAGACGCAGAAAGCGTCTGCTTAGAATAGCTATGGCAGGATATACAAATGCCGGGAAGTCTACCCTTCTTAACGCTCTTGCTGGAGATTCGACTCCAGTATCCTCTATGCTTTTTTCAACGCTTGATTCGGCGACACGCTCCTTCGAGTTGCTGGAAAACGTGCATGTTGTTCTTACTGATACCGTAGGCTTCATTAAAAACCTTCCAGCGCAGCTTGTTGCGAGCTTCAGGGCGACTTTGAGTGAGATTGCCGAGGCCGATATCATACTGCACGTGGTAGATGCAAGCGATCGCAAGATGACAGAAAAGATTGATGTTGTTGAACAGCACCTTGAGGAGTTGGGAGCTACTTATGCACTTAAAATAATGGTATTCAATAAAAGTGATTTGTTTTTTGACGAACAGGTAAAAGAAAAATATTCGAGGAAGTACGAGAATTCGGTTTTCGTTTCTGCTCTTAAAAAAGAAGGGTTAGACATTTTAAAAGAAAGAATTAAGGAGTTGTCTGCTGGGGTTTTTCTTGAAGTAAAGGTAACTATCCCGCATTCGTTACCGCAATGGGAAAACAGATTCTATGAAGCGGGAGATGTCGTAAAGAGGTTGGAAATGGAAGATAGCGTGACCTTGATCGTAAGGGGTTACCGCTCTCTCTTATCTTCTTTGGAGAAGGAATTCAGCTGCTTTCTACGAGACGCTGGCACTTGA